ACGCGCTCGTGGAGCGCGTGCGGCGGGGGCCGTCGGCGATGCTGGCGATCGATGGCCTGCAAGCGCGGCTGGGAAGCTGGGTGATCTCGGGCGCGCTCGCCGCCGCCGCGCTTGCTGCCGCCCTCGTGTTCGTGGCGATGGGCGGAGGGGGAAGCTGATGGTCGTGTCCATCCTGGTTCGCACCGTGGTGATCGCGGCGGCGTGGTGTGCGGTGACCGAACTGCGCCCTTCCGCGCTCGTCTATGCGCTCGCGGCCGTGCCCATCGGAGTAGCCGCGACCTACATGGTGACGGGGCTGCCTAGACGAGGACGCCCGCTCGGATTCAGTCGCGGATTCACGGCGACGGCGGCGAGCCTGCGTTTACTCGGCTGGTTAGCACGCAGCGCCATCGCCGGCGGAGGTGACGTCGCACGCCGGGCGTTGTGGTTGCCGCGCCCCGACGTGGACCCCGCATGGGTGACCCGGCGCACCAGCCTCGCGACGGCTGCCGGGCGTGTAACCCTGGCGCTCGCCACCAACCTGACACCCGGCACGCTCAGCGCGCGCATCGACGGGGACGAGCTGGAGATTCACGTCATCACGACGGAGCTCGACCTGGACGCGGCGCTCGCCGCGCTCGAAACCCGCATCGCCGCCATCGAGCGCGCTCTGTCTTAGTGGGCGAGCGTCACCTTCAATACGACGACGACCCCGGCGGCGAGCGCCAACGCGATGCCGCTCCACAGGGTGCGCGCCGTCGGCCGGCGGCCGCTCAGGCGCGCGACGTCAGTTCCGAGAAGCGAAAACTGCAACACGATCCAGCCGCCGGCGATGAGCTGGGCCGCCTCGGTCGGCAGCGAGGTGAACATCGGAAGCAGCAGCACGACGGTCGGGGTGATCCCCGCGAAGAGGATCGGCGTGGAGTCGCGGGCCTCCTGCAGCCAGTGGTCACGCTCGGTGCCGCGCGGGTGGCCGATCTGCTCGCCGACGCGGTGGGCGAGCACATGCGCGAGGTAGGTAGTGGCTGTCGTCGCGGCGACGACGAGGGCGGCGTGACCGTCGACGATCGTTTCGCCGTTGGCGAGCGCGATCGCCCCGAGCACGAGGGTTCCGCCGTACACGTATGCCGCCAGGCGCAGTCGCATTCGCTCGACGGGCAGTGACGTTCCCCGGCGCGCGAGCAGCCAGCGCGGCAGTCGGGTTGGCAGCTCGACAGTGCTCACTCTGTCACTGTGCCACGCGCGTGCGATCGGCGGAACATCCGAAGCTGCCCGGACGTTACCCCGGTATGACCCTCAGCCCTGCCCCCTACGCTGGAGGGGTGACCGAGGCCGCCCCGTTCTCCTCCGCTGAGCTGGAGCACATTCGCGCGCAGTTTCCGATTCTGCGCCGCGACCTGTACGGGCATCCCCTCGTCTACCTC
The sequence above is a segment of the Microcella alkaliphila genome. Coding sequences within it:
- a CDS encoding Na+/H+ antiporter subunit E, encoding MVVSILVRTVVIAAAWCAVTELRPSALVYALAAVPIGVAATYMVTGLPRRGRPLGFSRGFTATAASLRLLGWLARSAIAGGGDVARRALWLPRPDVDPAWVTRRTSLATAAGRVTLALATNLTPGTLSARIDGDELEIHVITTELDLDAALAALETRIAAIERALS